Within Candidatus Aegiribacteria sp., the genomic segment TTTCAGCTTTGCGTTTCATGTCAGGAATCTAGCAAGTAATTTACAACAAGTCAACGATATTCGGGAATTATCGAATATTTCATAGGAGATATTTGCAGCATCTACTACTTTTTGCCATTTGTTGTATATATATCGCTGGAACTTGATAGATTGGCTGGTACATCCGTCGATCATGAATTATTGTCTGAATACCGGTTATTCGATCATATGAAAAGACTGTTCCTGCTCTCATGAGCCTCTGCCAGAAATTTAGCCACTCCGCAGTATTCAAGATTCTTGTAATCAACCATCTCTTCGTGTTTCATTCCCATTAAATCCATTGACATTTCACAGATAAAGATCTTGATGTTCATTTCCTGAGAGAGCTCAAGCAATTCAGCGAGTGTGACGATATTCTTTTTCTTCATCAGGTGCTTCATCATAGAAGTTCCCGCGCCGGCCATATTCAGTTTTGAAAGTTTTAACTGATCAAATCCCGTCGGAAGCATAAATCCAAACATCCTGGACATAAAATCTTTCTTTACTCTGAATTTC encodes:
- a CDS encoding DsrE/DsrF/DrsH-like family protein, yielding IVFSGSLDKLIAAFIIATGAAAMGSEVTLFFTFWGTAALRKKFRVKKDFMSRMFGFMLPTGFDQLKLSKLNMAGAGTSMMKHLMKKKNIVTLAELLELSQEMNIKIFICEMSMDLMGMKHEEMVDYKNLEYCGVAKFLAEAHESRNSLFI